The Aeromicrobium yanjiei genome includes a region encoding these proteins:
- a CDS encoding isoprenyl transferase, whose amino-acid sequence MKREVRRPVPHPSGATPPSIPIEQVPRHVAIVMDGNGRWAKQRGLPRTAGHEMGEAALFDVVEGAIEIGVKAISAYAFSTENWKRSPDEVRFLMGFNRDVIRRRRDEMHELGVRVRWAGRRPRLWRSVIKELETAEELTRDNDVLTLTMCVNYGGRAEIADAAAALARDVAAGRVNPDKIDEKVFARYLDEPDMEDVDLFWRTSGEQRTSNFLLWQSAYAEMVFSDIAWPDVDRRALWTAIEEYAARNRRYGSA is encoded by the coding sequence GGTGCCACGCCGCCGAGCATCCCGATCGAGCAGGTGCCGCGTCACGTCGCGATCGTCATGGACGGCAACGGGCGCTGGGCCAAGCAGCGTGGCCTGCCACGCACCGCAGGCCACGAGATGGGCGAGGCCGCACTGTTCGACGTCGTGGAGGGCGCGATCGAGATCGGCGTCAAGGCGATCTCCGCCTACGCATTCTCCACCGAGAACTGGAAGCGCTCGCCCGACGAGGTGCGCTTCCTGATGGGCTTCAACCGCGACGTCATCCGCCGTCGCCGCGACGAGATGCACGAGCTCGGCGTCCGCGTGCGGTGGGCCGGTCGGCGTCCGCGCCTGTGGCGCAGCGTCATCAAGGAGCTCGAGACCGCGGAGGAGCTCACCCGCGACAATGACGTCCTGACGCTGACGATGTGCGTCAACTACGGCGGACGCGCCGAGATCGCCGATGCCGCCGCCGCCCTCGCCCGTGACGTCGCGGCCGGCCGGGTCAACCCCGACAAGATCGACGAGAAGGTGTTCGCCCGCTATCTCGACGAGCCCGACATGGAGGACGTCGACCTGTTCTGGCGCACGTCGGGGGAGCAGCGCACCAGCAACTTCCTGCTGTGGCAGTCCGCGTACGCCGAGATGGTGTTCAGCGACATCGCCTGGCCCGACGTCGACCGCCGCGCCCTCTGGACCGCGATCGAGGAGTACGCCGCCCGCAACCGCCGCTACGGCAGCGCCTGA
- a CDS encoding MerR family transcriptional regulator, with the protein MKSSLRSIGDTAARFGLETHVLRHWEDKGLLAPARDGADRRLYGDDDLVRIAVIVRSKAAGMTLDQIGVLLADDHGSRRHAVLQEHLADLDRRMEEMRRSRAMAVHAFECEAHDMTRCPGFRATIADVLDGSSTWSAAIAQARP; encoded by the coding sequence ATGAAGTCAAGCCTTCGATCGATCGGCGACACCGCGGCCCGGTTCGGGCTGGAGACCCACGTGCTGCGGCACTGGGAGGACAAAGGCCTGCTGGCACCGGCCCGCGACGGCGCGGACCGCCGGTTGTACGGCGACGACGACCTCGTGCGCATCGCCGTGATCGTGCGCTCCAAGGCGGCCGGGATGACCCTTGACCAGATCGGCGTGCTGCTCGCCGACGATCACGGGTCGAGGCGTCACGCGGTGCTGCAGGAGCACCTCGCCGATCTCGACCGCCGGATGGAGGAGATGCGCCGCTCGCGCGCCATGGCGGTGCACGCATTCGAGTGCGAGGCCCACGACATGACCCGGTGCCCCGGCTTCCGGGCCACGATCGCGGACGTCCTCGACGGCTCGAGCACCTGGTCTGCTGCGATCGCCCAGGCGCGGCCGTAG
- a CDS encoding NAD(P)/FAD-dependent oxidoreductase, whose translation MLDTIVIGGGPAGLQSALTLGRMHRDVLLLDSGSYRNGTVEHMQNVITHDGRDPAELRLLARKDLAAYRTVELREASADIVRQAEDGFEVVVGDEVLASRTIILATGVRDTLPDVPGVAEAWGREIASCPFCHGHELAAGRVALLGAGQQSAHLASLLAGLGGELVVLADGEVPDDDVAARLEALAVDVSPEKVQQVERVDGGLLVHLDGGEALAVRGMFVATRISQSAPFGEQLGLDLLPSGCIEVDAMGRTSLAGVLAAGDLAHVSALPGPMPSVAGAMSAGLTAAAVCHMELAQRG comes from the coding sequence ATGCTCGACACCATCGTCATCGGCGGCGGACCGGCCGGTCTGCAGTCCGCCCTCACGCTCGGCCGCATGCACCGGGACGTGCTGCTGCTCGACTCCGGCAGCTATCGCAACGGCACGGTCGAGCACATGCAGAACGTCATCACCCACGACGGCCGCGATCCCGCCGAGCTGCGGCTCCTGGCCCGGAAGGACCTCGCGGCGTACAGGACGGTCGAGCTCCGCGAGGCGTCTGCTGACATCGTGCGCCAGGCCGAGGACGGTTTCGAGGTCGTCGTGGGTGACGAGGTCCTGGCGAGCCGGACGATCATCCTGGCGACCGGCGTGCGCGACACGCTCCCGGACGTCCCCGGGGTCGCCGAGGCGTGGGGCCGGGAGATCGCGTCCTGCCCGTTCTGCCACGGGCACGAGCTCGCGGCAGGTCGCGTCGCGCTGCTCGGCGCCGGGCAGCAGAGCGCACACCTGGCCTCGCTGCTGGCGGGGCTCGGTGGAGAGCTCGTCGTGCTGGCGGACGGCGAGGTGCCGGACGACGACGTCGCCGCGAGGCTCGAGGCGCTCGCCGTCGACGTCAGCCCGGAGAAGGTGCAGCAGGTCGAGCGCGTCGACGGTGGCCTGCTGGTGCACCTCGACGGGGGCGAGGCCCTCGCCGTGCGCGGCATGTTCGTCGCCACCCGGATCAGCCAGTCGGCCCCCTTCGGCGAGCAGCTCGGCCTCGACCTGCTGCCGTCCGGGTGCATCGAGGTCGATGCGATGGGTCGTACGAGCCTCGCGGGGGTCCTCGCAGCGGGCGACCTGGCCCACGTCTCCGCCCTGCCCGGGCCCATGCCATCGGTCGCGGGCGCCATGTCCGCAGGGCTCACAGCCGCCGCCGTCTGCCACATGGAGCTGGCCCAGCGTGGTTGA
- a CDS encoding WXG100 family type VII secretion target, translating to MSFVVWTAALTRAAAGWDDQAEALSQAQSSLNKVDPELLGSRVSSAATAFLETWRTEIKDRVATAEAHADALRTSVGSYQQADDRAVQDLQRLLPWDDRGVEPGPLPPVLAPRTLPGVAMPQ from the coding sequence ATGAGCTTCGTCGTGTGGACCGCCGCGCTGACCCGGGCAGCCGCGGGCTGGGACGATCAGGCCGAGGCACTGTCGCAGGCGCAGTCCAGCCTCAACAAGGTCGACCCCGAGCTGCTGGGCAGCCGTGTGTCGAGCGCCGCGACGGCGTTCCTCGAGACCTGGCGCACGGAGATCAAGGACCGGGTGGCCACGGCCGAGGCTCACGCAGACGCCCTGCGCACGAGTGTGGGCAGCTACCAGCAGGCGGACGACAGGGCCGTCCAGGACCTGCAACGGCTGCTGCCGTGGGACGACCGTGGCGTCGAGCCCGGCCCGCTCCCGCCGGTCCTCGCGCCCAGGACCCTGCCCGGCGTGGCGATGCCGCAATGA
- a CDS encoding alpha/beta hydrolase has protein sequence MTVHIPDQVAVIPEMEVDQGAKAVTDQLRATATKTADVGSWSAENGAPDGWSGDAAEAANHAMTTFSTAVDAVTAAFTTVAAACDAYVSQLAVLAGQRLDMMETRSGINIDIQTLVDLVNSSDVEDEPELQVRADALKARVTRLDERRIAWEARVTANEDKLVAAFRSADTVGEGRALSTSSDRPDVDALNRELEQKNGDPKAINAWWMALTPAEREALKIDNPDAVGNTDGIPVDDRDEANRASMTRDIDRLHGLDKERELTPEEQQLLKNAEAARDAIDAGATVTDPSTGLPVDSNLILYQPEAIHGDGAAAVAYGNPDTADNTSVVVPGIMNTMASLGANGESALDLFAQANKADPGASNATIAWIGYDSPDFDMSQAKDPVNAIDMAMVSNEEFAEAGGKRLSAFVDGLRASDTGDQSHLTVIGHSYGSTTVAHAAHDGLAADDLVLLGSPGAGGDAHDVSDLNMGEGHVYVGSRDEDFVTWLGGDTRLGLGEDPSQSSFGADRIDVGNGESFHAEDIGGQGLNNHTSYFDPGSESLENIADITVGNDPETIDGRDQPARDYLTDYAKDEGIYYGNQVYDKYVDPVVDGARDAIDTASDVLENTGRLLSPPMPSFGGMFG, from the coding sequence ATGACCGTCCACATCCCTGACCAGGTCGCCGTCATCCCCGAGATGGAGGTCGACCAAGGTGCCAAGGCGGTCACCGACCAGCTGCGCGCCACAGCGACCAAGACGGCGGACGTCGGCTCCTGGTCCGCTGAGAACGGCGCTCCCGATGGCTGGTCCGGCGATGCGGCCGAGGCGGCCAACCACGCCATGACGACCTTCAGCACGGCGGTCGACGCCGTCACGGCGGCGTTCACGACGGTCGCGGCCGCCTGTGACGCGTACGTCTCGCAGCTCGCCGTCCTGGCTGGTCAACGGCTCGACATGATGGAGACCCGGTCCGGGATCAACATCGACATCCAGACCTTGGTCGATCTCGTGAACTCCTCCGACGTCGAGGACGAGCCCGAGCTCCAGGTGCGGGCCGACGCGCTCAAGGCCCGCGTGACCCGGCTCGACGAGCGGCGGATCGCGTGGGAGGCGCGGGTCACGGCGAACGAGGACAAGCTCGTCGCGGCGTTCCGCTCGGCCGACACCGTGGGCGAGGGACGTGCACTCAGCACCAGCTCCGACCGGCCCGACGTGGACGCCCTCAACCGCGAGCTCGAGCAGAAGAACGGCGACCCGAAGGCGATCAATGCGTGGTGGATGGCGCTGACGCCCGCCGAGCGCGAGGCGCTGAAGATCGACAATCCCGATGCCGTCGGCAACACCGACGGCATCCCCGTGGATGACCGTGACGAGGCCAACCGGGCGTCCATGACGCGCGACATCGATCGGCTCCACGGGCTGGACAAGGAGCGCGAGCTCACGCCGGAGGAGCAGCAGCTGCTCAAGAACGCCGAGGCCGCGCGTGACGCGATCGACGCCGGAGCGACCGTCACCGATCCGTCCACGGGGCTGCCGGTCGACAGCAATCTCATCCTCTACCAGCCCGAGGCGATCCACGGCGATGGTGCCGCAGCAGTCGCCTACGGCAACCCCGACACGGCCGACAACACCTCGGTCGTCGTGCCAGGCATCATGAACACGATGGCATCGCTCGGCGCCAACGGGGAGAGCGCCCTCGACCTGTTTGCCCAGGCGAACAAGGCCGATCCTGGTGCGTCGAACGCCACGATCGCCTGGATCGGTTACGACTCGCCCGACTTCGACATGAGTCAGGCCAAGGATCCGGTCAACGCGATCGACATGGCGATGGTGAGCAACGAGGAGTTCGCCGAGGCGGGCGGCAAGCGGCTCTCGGCCTTCGTCGACGGTCTGCGGGCGTCCGACACCGGCGACCAGTCGCACCTGACCGTGATCGGGCACAGCTACGGCTCCACCACGGTGGCGCACGCCGCCCACGACGGCCTCGCGGCCGACGACCTCGTGCTGCTCGGCAGCCCAGGCGCGGGAGGCGACGCCCACGACGTGAGCGATCTCAACATGGGCGAGGGGCACGTCTACGTCGGTTCGCGCGACGAGGACTTCGTCACGTGGCTCGGCGGCGACACCCGTCTGGGTCTGGGGGAGGACCCGTCCCAGTCCTCGTTCGGCGCAGACCGCATCGACGTCGGCAACGGTGAGAGCTTCCACGCCGAGGACATCGGTGGGCAGGGGCTCAACAACCACACCTCGTACTTCGACCCGGGCAGCGAGTCCCTCGAGAACATCGCCGACATCACGGTCGGCAACGATCCGGAGACGATCGACGGTCGCGACCAGCCGGCGCGCGACTACCTGACCGACTACGCCAAGGACGAGGGGATCTATTACGGCAACCAGGTGTACGACAAGTACGTCGACCCGGTGGTCGACGGGGCCCGCGACGCCATCGACACCGCGAGCGACGTCCTGGAGAACACCGGCCGACTGCTGAGCCCGCCCATGCCGTCGTTCGGGGGCATGTTCGGCTGA
- a CDS encoding fumarylacetoacetate hydrolase family protein yields MRIARFAGDDDPRFGVIGDDNGVPTIAVLNGDPLYAGLNLSGQKIPLADVRLLAPVIPRSKVVCVGKNYAKHAAEMGGEVPEEPLIFLKPNTSVIGPGDPIFYPEQSSNVHFEGELAVVIGRICKDVSVEDAPKVIFGYTVANDVTARDLQAKDGQWARAKGFDTFCPLGPWIETDFDPSNVRVTTELGGELKQDGRTSDMVFTVPDVIAYVSSFMTLLPGDVILTGTPDGVGPMEVGDSVSVSIEGLGTLTNSVVSRND; encoded by the coding sequence ATGCGCATCGCCAGATTTGCCGGGGACGACGATCCTCGTTTCGGAGTCATCGGGGACGACAACGGAGTCCCCACCATCGCTGTCCTGAACGGCGATCCGCTCTACGCCGGGCTCAACCTCAGCGGTCAGAAGATCCCGCTGGCGGACGTCCGCCTGCTCGCGCCGGTCATCCCGCGCAGCAAGGTCGTGTGTGTGGGCAAGAACTACGCCAAGCACGCCGCGGAGATGGGCGGGGAGGTGCCCGAGGAGCCGCTGATCTTCCTCAAGCCCAACACGAGCGTCATCGGCCCGGGCGACCCCATCTTCTACCCCGAGCAGAGCAGCAACGTGCACTTCGAGGGTGAGCTCGCGGTCGTCATCGGCCGCATCTGCAAGGACGTGTCCGTCGAGGACGCGCCCAAGGTGATCTTCGGCTACACCGTCGCCAACGACGTCACGGCCCGCGACCTGCAGGCCAAGGACGGCCAATGGGCGCGCGCCAAGGGCTTCGACACGTTCTGCCCGCTCGGCCCCTGGATCGAGACCGACTTCGATCCCTCGAACGTCCGCGTGACGACCGAGCTCGGCGGCGAGCTCAAGCAGGACGGGCGTACGTCGGACATGGTCTTCACCGTGCCCGACGTCATCGCGTACGTGTCGTCGTTCATGACGCTCCTGCCCGGCGACGTGATCCTCACCGGCACCCCTGACGGTGTCGGTCCCATGGAGGTCGGCGACTCGGTCAGCGTGTCGATCGAAGGCCTCGGAACTCTGACGAACTCGGTGGTGTCCCGCAATGACTGA
- the gltX gene encoding glutamate--tRNA ligase gives MTDLTSTTGTRPVVARFCPSPTGNPHVGMARTALFSWAFARHHGGKFVFRIEDTDTSRDNEESYHLLVEVMKWLGLDWDEGPEVGGPHGPYRQSERMDIYADVAQRLLDAGFAYKAYDTAEELEQRRNAARAAGKPSGYDGLHRDLTLEQQAAYEAEGREPVIRFKMPERTYTFTDLVRGEITFDSANVQDYVLVRANGQPLYTLTNPTDDAMMGITHVLRGEDLLSSTPRQIALYEAFAEIGVGGGFTPEFGHLPFVMGEGNRKLSKRDPESNLLDYKPKGFLPEGLLNYMALLGWSIAEDRDVFSLEEMVEAFEIGRVNPNPARFDIKKAEAINGSHVRLLTDEQLRERLTPYFQEAGLIDETPTVSQMGTLAAATPLVHERITLLTEAVDMLRFLFVSDDEFVVDAADAAKNLDASGLEVVRAARDALDAIPGAAEWTTGTIEGALRTTLIDGMGLKPRLAFGPVRVAVTGSRISPPLFESLELLGHRKTIARLDAALG, from the coding sequence ATGACTGACCTGACCAGCACGACCGGCACGCGACCGGTCGTCGCCCGCTTCTGCCCGTCCCCGACCGGCAACCCGCACGTCGGCATGGCCCGCACGGCCCTGTTCAGCTGGGCGTTCGCCCGCCACCACGGTGGGAAGTTCGTCTTCCGCATCGAGGACACCGACACCTCACGCGACAACGAGGAGTCGTACCACCTGCTCGTCGAGGTCATGAAGTGGCTGGGGCTGGACTGGGACGAGGGACCCGAGGTCGGGGGACCGCACGGACCGTACCGCCAGTCCGAGCGCATGGACATCTACGCCGACGTGGCCCAGCGCCTGCTCGACGCGGGCTTCGCCTACAAGGCCTACGACACCGCCGAGGAGCTCGAGCAGCGCCGCAACGCGGCCAGGGCGGCCGGCAAGCCCAGCGGCTACGACGGTCTGCACCGCGACCTCACGCTCGAGCAGCAGGCCGCGTACGAGGCGGAGGGGCGCGAGCCGGTCATCCGGTTCAAGATGCCCGAGCGCACGTACACGTTCACCGACCTCGTGCGCGGTGAGATCACCTTCGACTCGGCCAACGTGCAGGACTACGTCCTCGTGCGGGCCAACGGACAGCCGCTGTACACGCTGACCAACCCCACCGACGACGCGATGATGGGCATCACCCACGTGCTGCGCGGCGAGGACCTGCTGAGCTCGACGCCGCGCCAGATCGCGCTGTACGAGGCGTTCGCGGAGATCGGCGTGGGCGGCGGCTTCACCCCCGAGTTCGGCCACCTTCCGTTCGTGATGGGGGAGGGCAACCGCAAGCTGTCCAAGCGCGATCCCGAGTCCAATCTGCTCGACTACAAGCCCAAGGGCTTCCTGCCCGAGGGTCTGCTCAACTACATGGCGTTGCTCGGCTGGTCGATCGCCGAGGACCGCGACGTGTTCTCGCTCGAGGAGATGGTGGAGGCCTTCGAGATCGGACGGGTCAACCCCAACCCCGCTCGGTTCGACATCAAGAAGGCCGAGGCGATCAACGGATCGCACGTACGGCTGCTGACCGACGAGCAGCTGCGCGAGCGCCTCACGCCGTACTTCCAGGAGGCCGGCCTGATCGACGAGACGCCCACGGTGTCCCAGATGGGCACCCTCGCGGCGGCGACGCCGCTCGTCCACGAGCGGATCACCCTGCTGACCGAGGCCGTCGACATGCTGCGCTTCCTGTTCGTCTCCGACGACGAGTTCGTGGTCGATGCGGCGGACGCGGCCAAGAACCTCGACGCGTCCGGTCTCGAGGTCGTCCGGGCGGCTCGTGACGCGCTCGACGCGATCCCCGGGGCCGCGGAATGGACGACCGGCACGATCGAGGGGGCCCTCCGCACGACCCTCATCGACGGCATGGGGCTCAAGCCGCGGCTCGCATTCGGCCCGGTTCGCGTTGCGGTGACGGGAAGTCGCATCTCCCCGCCGCTGTTCGAGTCGCTCGAGCTGCTGGGTCACCGCAAGACCATCGCGCGCCTCGATGCGGCCTTGGGGTGA